In Gammaproteobacteria bacterium, one DNA window encodes the following:
- a CDS encoding universal stress protein, translating to MSDYQHILCAVDLSDENIIVASRAAELANFYHAQLSLLHVVEYIPVDLANELVLPQQQDIEQQLVLQATNHLAALAGQIRVERLHQAVVQGSTKSEIIEYAQAQQADLIVLGRHGRHGISRLLGSVANAVLHHAPCDVLAVRVGG from the coding sequence ATGAGTGATTACCAGCATATCCTGTGTGCGGTTGACCTTAGCGATGAAAATATCATTGTCGCATCGCGGGCGGCTGAACTGGCCAATTTTTATCATGCGCAGCTCAGCTTGTTGCATGTCGTGGAATATATTCCTGTCGATCTGGCGAATGAGCTGGTGCTGCCGCAGCAGCAAGACATCGAACAGCAACTAGTGCTTCAGGCAACGAATCACCTGGCGGCGCTGGCAGGGCAAATCAGGGTTGAGCGCCTGCACCAGGCGGTGGTGCAGGGTTCAACGAAATCAGAGATCATTGAGTATGCGCAGGCACAGCAGGCGGATCTGATTGTGCTGGGCCGACATGGCCGCCACGGAATCTCCCGCTTGTTGGGTTCCGTGGCGAATGCGGTGCTGCATCACGCCCCCTGTGATGTGTTGGCGGTACGGGTGGGTGGGTGA